From the genome of Vigna angularis cultivar LongXiaoDou No.4 chromosome 11, ASM1680809v1, whole genome shotgun sequence, one region includes:
- the LOC108332668 gene encoding pathogenesis-related protein 5-like, protein MALGNVFEVASATVFSLQNHCSYTVLQGTLSDNGADILGSGGFALQPGSSVHLTAPSGWSSRFWARTGCTFDDSGARKCATEDCAGGLKCIGGGVLPVTLVEFKIGSSGNDNKDFYDVSLVDGYNVGMGVRALSPNYQNLESLSPLRKFGIPLSAQI, encoded by the exons ATGGCCCTCGGTAATGTCTTCGAA GTAGCATCTGCCACGGTATTTTCTCTCCAGAATCATTGTAGTTACACAGTTTTGCAGGGGACGCTTTCCGACAACGGCGCCGACATTCTCGGTTCTGGCGGTTTTGCCCTGCAGCCCGGTTCGTCGGTCCACCTCACAGCTCCGTCCGGTTGGTCAAGCCGCTTCTGGGCTCGGACTGGATGCACCTTTGACGACTCCGGCGCCAGAAAATGCGCCACCGAAGACTGTGCGGGGGGACTTAAATGCATCGGCGGAGGAGTCCTGCCGGTGACGCTAGTGGAGTTCAAGATCGGAAGCTCCGGCAACGATAACAAGGACTTCTACGATGTGAGTCTCGTGGACGGTTACAACGTGGGAATGGGAGTGAGGGCTCTCTCCCCAAATTACCAAAATCTGGAATCCCTCTCTCCTCTGCGCAAATTTGGAATCCCTCTCTCTGCCCAAATTTGA